One Dehalococcoidia bacterium DNA segment encodes these proteins:
- a CDS encoding acyl-CoA dehydrogenase family protein, whose protein sequence is MDFQFTPEQQAWRREVREWLLAELGPDYDGGDTETPEGRAEIKKFLKKLSSRGWLAIGWPKEYGGGGKTVIEQMIFNEEYAYWRGPYAGPGVHFVGPALIMHGTEEQKRQHLPAIANHDVMWCQGFSEPGTGSDLASLQTRAVEDGDDFVVNGSKIWTSFGHYADWCWLAVRTNPEAPKHRGISLLMVDMKSPGITVRPIIDMVGRHHLNQTFFDDVRVPRANLVGPKDMGWYVMTTTLDFERSLVSSSAVARRTLEDLVKYAKETVGPDGQPLAKDPVIAAKLAQLAIEIEVAKLFAYSTVSVQMHGGVPNKEGSLSKLWSTELTQRLYDVGLQVIGPYAPLRQGSKWAAMKGKLIDLRLFATSATIAGGTSEIQRNIIAVRGLGMPR, encoded by the coding sequence ATGGATTTTCAGTTCACGCCAGAGCAGCAGGCATGGCGCCGCGAGGTGCGCGAGTGGCTGCTGGCCGAACTCGGGCCCGACTACGACGGCGGCGACACCGAGACCCCCGAGGGCCGCGCCGAGATCAAGAAATTCCTCAAGAAGCTCAGCAGCCGCGGATGGCTTGCGATCGGCTGGCCGAAAGAGTACGGCGGCGGCGGCAAGACGGTCATCGAGCAGATGATCTTCAACGAAGAATATGCCTACTGGCGCGGTCCCTATGCCGGCCCTGGCGTTCACTTTGTCGGCCCGGCCTTGATCATGCACGGTACCGAGGAGCAGAAACGGCAGCACCTCCCCGCGATCGCCAACCACGACGTCATGTGGTGCCAAGGGTTCTCCGAACCGGGCACCGGCTCAGACCTCGCGTCGCTCCAAACGCGCGCCGTCGAAGATGGCGACGACTTCGTCGTGAACGGCTCAAAGATCTGGACGTCGTTCGGCCACTACGCCGACTGGTGTTGGCTCGCCGTCCGGACAAACCCCGAGGCGCCCAAGCATCGGGGCATCTCCCTCCTGATGGTCGACATGAAGTCGCCGGGAATTACCGTCCGGCCGATCATCGATATGGTCGGGCGGCATCACCTTAACCAGACGTTTTTCGACGACGTGCGCGTCCCGCGCGCCAACCTCGTCGGGCCGAAGGACATGGGATGGTACGTGATGACGACGACGCTCGATTTTGAGCGGTCGCTCGTCTCTAGTTCTGCAGTGGCGCGCCGCACCCTCGAAGACCTCGTCAAATACGCCAAAGAGACGGTCGGCCCCGACGGCCAGCCCCTCGCGAAGGACCCCGTGATCGCGGCCAAGCTTGCCCAGCTCGCGATCGAGATCGAGGTGGCCAAGCTGTTCGCCTACTCCACTGTCTCGGTCCAGATGCACGGCGGCGTGCCGAACAAAGAGGGCAGCCTTTCGAAACTGTGGAGCACCGAGCTGACCCAACGGCTGTACGACGTGGGGCTGCAGGTGATCGGCCCCTACGCGCCGCTGCGCCAGGGAAGCAAATGGGCGGCAATGAAGGGCAAACTGATCGATCTGCGCCTGTTTGCCACGAGCGCCACGATTGCTGGCGGCACCTCAGAGATTCAGCGCAACATCATCGCAGTCCGCGGCCTCGGGATGCCGCGATAA
- a CDS encoding zinc-dependent alcohol dehydrogenase family protein: MRVVRFDRFGGPEVLRVVEEPDPVPGPGEAVVRIVAAGVNPADLAMIAGRYGVRPPLPATPGLEAAGVVLAVGAGVKEPCVGERVILALGAARGQGTWRSLVVAPAESLLRTPERLSDDQAGAALLTSLTAVVLMESLGCAEGEAILVTAPRSNTGLALGQLAAVSGLRLYGVARREGAPPPGYQAVTVWPAWPVPAGVPLRAALDAVAGEWTQTCLEAVQPGGEVVVYGMLSGRPCAVDPASLIYGEKRLRGFWLQRWLENAAPTERDAVYALALTYLSAGTLAPVVARTFSLDAVEAACRFALSAGRVGKVVLRP, from the coding sequence ATGCGTGTTGTCCGCTTCGATCGCTTTGGAGGACCGGAGGTGCTGCGCGTCGTCGAGGAGCCGGACCCGGTGCCTGGGCCGGGCGAAGCCGTGGTGCGGATTGTCGCCGCGGGCGTCAATCCTGCGGACCTCGCCATGATCGCCGGCCGCTACGGCGTTCGTCCTCCCCTGCCCGCTACGCCCGGCCTCGAGGCGGCAGGAGTGGTGCTCGCGGTTGGAGCAGGAGTGAAGGAGCCCTGCGTCGGCGAGCGCGTGATCCTCGCCTTGGGGGCGGCGCGCGGCCAAGGAACGTGGCGCAGCCTTGTCGTCGCGCCGGCAGAGTCCCTCCTCAGGACGCCAGAGCGGCTTTCCGATGATCAGGCGGGCGCTGCGCTTCTGACCTCGCTGACAGCGGTGGTGCTGATGGAGTCGCTGGGCTGTGCCGAAGGCGAGGCGATCCTCGTCACTGCGCCGCGCTCGAACACTGGCCTCGCGCTCGGCCAGCTGGCGGCGGTCTCGGGGCTCCGGCTGTATGGCGTCGCTCGCCGCGAGGGCGCGCCGCCGCCTGGCTACCAAGCAGTGACGGTCTGGCCGGCGTGGCCGGTCCCTGCGGGAGTGCCGCTCCGCGCTGCCCTCGATGCGGTGGCGGGGGAGTGGACCCAAACGTGCCTCGAGGCGGTGCAGCCGGGAGGGGAGGTGGTGGTCTATGGAATGTTGTCTGGGCGCCCGTGCGCGGTGGACCCGGCTTCGCTTATCTACGGAGAGAAGCGGCTGCGCGGCTTTTGGCTTCAGCGCTGGCTGGAGAACGCTGCCCCAACGGAGCGGGACGCGGTCTACGCGCTCGCCCTCACCTATCTGAGTGCCGGCACGCTTGCGCCCGTCGTCGCCCGCACATTCTCACTCGATGCCGTCGAGGCGGCCTGCCGCTTCGCACTCTCAGCAGGGCGCGTCGGCAAGGTCGTGCTGCGGCCCTGA
- the ribB gene encoding 3,4-dihydroxy-2-butanone-4-phosphate synthase has translation MSRNHREAPFASISEALAAFRQGRMVIIVDDEDRENEGDLCLPAVAVTPEAIAFMARHGRGLICVPVRGEQLDRLGVPLARRELDAGRALDQPNFALPVDAARGIGSGISAADRATTIRVLTDPTSAPDDLCCPGHVFPLRYTEGGVLRRRGQTEASIDLAVLAGLPPAAVICEVINDDGTVAQLDDLAALSRRFSLPIVTVQQIVDYRLSGIWPLDAEAPIALVS, from the coding sequence ATGTCCAGAAACCACCGGGAGGCGCCGTTCGCGTCCATCTCCGAAGCACTCGCCGCCTTCCGTCAGGGCCGCATGGTGATTATCGTCGACGACGAAGACCGGGAGAATGAAGGGGACCTCTGCCTCCCCGCCGTCGCCGTCACCCCAGAAGCAATCGCCTTCATGGCACGGCATGGCCGCGGGCTGATCTGCGTCCCTGTCCGCGGCGAGCAGCTCGATCGCCTCGGCGTTCCTCTCGCCCGCCGCGAGCTCGACGCCGGTCGAGCGCTTGACCAGCCGAATTTCGCCCTGCCAGTCGACGCTGCCCGCGGGATCGGCTCCGGGATCTCTGCCGCCGATCGCGCTACCACGATCCGGGTTCTGACTGACCCGACCTCAGCGCCGGACGATCTCTGCTGTCCCGGCCATGTTTTCCCGCTCCGCTATACCGAAGGGGGCGTCCTCCGGCGGCGAGGTCAGACTGAAGCCTCGATCGACCTTGCCGTTCTCGCGGGCCTTCCTCCTGCTGCCGTGATTTGCGAGGTGATCAACGACGACGGTACGGTCGCGCAGCTCGACGACCTCGCCGCGCTGTCGCGCCGCTTCTCTCTTCCGATCGTCACCGTACAGCAGATTGTCGACTATCGGCTGAGCGGCATCTGGCCCCTTGACGCAGAGGCCCCGATCGCTCTCGTCAGCTAG
- a CDS encoding inositol monophosphatase: MNPLAIALDAAAAAAERLLALRGRISEYATKVNRTDLVSEADLTAERTIVEIIRRHAPRHVIVAEEGAGGGDDDTHRWYIDPLDGTTNYLHGHPFFAVSIAYARRGELVAAVVHAPALGEVFAAERGAGATLNGRQIAVSSTPDLSSAMLATGFAYTLPERLANVSLWRAFLERALALRRDGAAAIDLAYVAAGRFDGYWEWPLNAWDVAAGLLLVEEAGGVVTNYRGGPIDLSRPATVASNGRIHAALLAVIAETLPAMPVAP; this comes from the coding sequence ATGAACCCACTTGCGATCGCACTCGACGCCGCCGCGGCGGCAGCGGAGCGGCTGCTTGCGCTGCGCGGCCGCATCAGCGAGTATGCCACCAAGGTGAACCGCACCGATCTTGTCAGCGAGGCGGACCTGACCGCAGAGCGGACGATCGTGGAGATCATCCGGCGCCACGCGCCGCGGCATGTCATCGTTGCCGAGGAAGGTGCGGGCGGGGGCGACGATGACACCCATCGCTGGTATATCGATCCGCTCGACGGGACGACGAACTACCTGCACGGCCATCCCTTTTTCGCTGTCTCAATCGCCTACGCTCGGCGGGGCGAACTGGTCGCAGCCGTCGTCCATGCGCCCGCGCTCGGAGAGGTGTTCGCTGCCGAGCGCGGCGCAGGGGCGACGCTGAATGGCCGGCAGATTGCGGTAAGCAGCACCCCGGACCTGAGCAGCGCTATGCTCGCAACCGGCTTCGCCTACACGCTGCCCGAGCGGCTTGCGAACGTCTCGCTTTGGCGCGCGTTCCTCGAGCGCGCGCTCGCGCTCCGCCGCGATGGCGCCGCCGCCATCGACCTCGCTTATGTCGCGGCGGGCCGCTTCGACGGCTATTGGGAATGGCCGCTCAACGCTTGGGATGTGGCAGCTGGGCTGCTGCTCGTTGAGGAAGCTGGCGGGGTGGTCACCAACTATCGCGGCGGGCCGATCGATCTCTCCCGTCCTGCCACTGTTGCCAGCAACGGCCGCATCCACGCCGCGCTGCTTGCGGTCATCGCGGAGACGCTGCCGGCAATGCCAGTCGCGCCGTAG
- the glgB gene encoding 1,4-alpha-glucan branching protein GlgB: MTALPPEPEITALLQGQHGAPAAVLGPHPYEEGKTVIRALLPGASAVRLVQDDGIPVELERIRAEGFFQVVVNGSPVGRYQLDVCYPDGTVRRIDDPYRFPSLLSDFDRYLFNEGSHRRAYEHLGAHPRVVQGVAGTHFVVWAPNARRVSVVGDFNGWNPIANPMQHVGNSGLWELFIPGVGVGARYKYSILPNSSPWSLEKADPYGVFAEVRPKTASIVFDLRGYVWHDERWMAERAARQGADAPISIYEVHLGSWRRKPDGSFYSYRELAHLLVEHVKRLGYTHVELLPIAEHPLDASWGYQVTGYFAPTSRFGTPHDFMYFVDYLHQHGIGVILDWVPGHFPRDGHGLAWFDGTHLYEHADPRRGAHPDWGTLIFNFGRNEVRSFLLSNALYWLREYHIDGLRVDAVASMLYLDYSRKPGEWIPNQYGGNENLEAIAFLKTMNEVVHSEYPDVLTIAEESTAWPMVTRPVAEGGLGFSLKWNMGWMHDTLRYFQRDPLYRAFHQNELTFSLIYAFSEHFVLPLSHDEVVHGKGSLIGKMPGDWWQQFANLRLLYGLQYGHPGKKLLFMGGELGQWLEWSEARELDWALRDWPMHRGLMRYVEDLNRLYVTEPALHEVDFEWTGFEWLDFHDAASSVISFFRKARDPEEWLLFVFNFTPLPRHGYRLGVPGPGRYRELLNSDSEVYGGSNVGNLGGVTAEPIPAHHREWSVRLTLPPLAVLILKPD, from the coding sequence GTGACGGCGCTGCCCCCCGAACCTGAGATCACTGCGCTCTTGCAGGGCCAGCATGGCGCGCCTGCTGCCGTGCTGGGGCCGCACCCCTACGAGGAAGGGAAAACTGTCATCCGCGCGCTGCTGCCGGGGGCGAGCGCCGTCCGCCTTGTTCAGGATGACGGGATCCCGGTCGAGCTCGAGCGGATTCGCGCCGAGGGATTCTTTCAGGTCGTTGTCAACGGCTCGCCCGTCGGGCGCTATCAGCTCGATGTCTGCTATCCCGACGGAACAGTTCGCCGAATCGACGATCCGTACCGCTTTCCCTCGCTCCTGAGCGATTTCGACCGCTATCTCTTCAACGAGGGCAGTCATCGCCGTGCCTATGAACACCTTGGCGCGCATCCCCGTGTCGTTCAGGGCGTCGCGGGCACTCACTTCGTCGTCTGGGCGCCGAACGCGCGTCGCGTCTCGGTCGTGGGCGACTTCAATGGGTGGAATCCCATCGCCAACCCGATGCAGCATGTCGGCAACTCCGGCCTGTGGGAGCTGTTTATTCCCGGGGTCGGTGTCGGGGCACGCTACAAGTACAGCATCCTGCCGAACAGCAGCCCGTGGTCGCTGGAAAAAGCGGACCCCTACGGGGTCTTCGCCGAGGTGCGTCCGAAGACCGCCTCGATTGTCTTTGACCTGCGCGGGTATGTCTGGCATGACGAGCGCTGGATGGCAGAGCGTGCTGCGCGCCAAGGTGCTGATGCCCCTATCAGCATCTACGAGGTGCATCTTGGATCGTGGCGTCGCAAGCCGGACGGCAGTTTCTACTCGTATCGCGAGCTGGCGCACTTGCTCGTCGAGCATGTCAAGCGGCTCGGCTACACCCATGTCGAGCTGCTGCCGATCGCGGAGCATCCGCTCGACGCTTCATGGGGCTATCAAGTCACCGGCTATTTCGCGCCGACCAGCCGCTTCGGGACGCCGCACGATTTCATGTATTTCGTTGACTATCTCCATCAGCATGGGATCGGGGTGATCCTCGATTGGGTGCCCGGTCATTTCCCGCGGGATGGTCACGGTCTGGCGTGGTTTGACGGCACGCACCTGTATGAGCATGCCGACCCGCGGCGCGGGGCGCATCCTGATTGGGGAACGCTCATCTTCAACTTTGGCCGCAATGAGGTCCGCAGCTTTTTGCTCTCAAACGCGCTGTACTGGCTGCGTGAATACCACATCGACGGGCTTCGGGTTGATGCGGTCGCGTCGATGCTCTACCTCGACTATTCCCGCAAGCCGGGGGAGTGGATCCCGAACCAGTACGGAGGCAATGAGAACCTAGAGGCGATCGCCTTCCTCAAGACGATGAACGAGGTCGTTCACAGCGAATATCCGGACGTGCTCACAATCGCCGAGGAGTCGACCGCGTGGCCGATGGTGACGCGTCCTGTCGCTGAAGGCGGGCTCGGCTTTTCGCTCAAATGGAACATGGGGTGGATGCACGACACCCTGCGGTACTTCCAGCGCGATCCTCTCTATCGGGCGTTCCACCAGAATGAACTGACGTTCTCGCTCATCTACGCCTTCAGTGAGCATTTTGTCTTGCCGCTTTCGCACGATGAGGTTGTCCACGGCAAAGGGTCGCTCATCGGCAAAATGCCGGGAGACTGGTGGCAGCAGTTTGCGAACCTCCGTCTGCTCTACGGGCTGCAGTATGGCCATCCCGGCAAGAAGCTGCTGTTCATGGGCGGCGAACTCGGCCAATGGCTGGAATGGTCGGAGGCGCGCGAACTCGACTGGGCGCTGCGCGACTGGCCGATGCATCGCGGGCTGATGCGCTACGTCGAGGACCTGAACCGGCTGTATGTGACCGAGCCGGCGCTTCACGAAGTCGATTTTGAGTGGACCGGCTTCGAGTGGCTCGACTTCCATGATGCCGCCTCGAGCGTCATCTCGTTCTTCCGCAAAGCTCGCGACCCGGAGGAGTGGCTCCTTTTCGTCTTCAACTTCACGCCGCTGCCCCGCCACGGCTATCGCCTCGGCGTGCCAGGACCTGGCCGGTATCGCGAATTGCTCAACAGCGACAGCGAGGTGTACGGCGGCAGCAATGTCGGGAATCTCGGCGGCGTCACTGCCGAGCCTATCCCCGCCCACCACCGTGAGTGGTCGGTGCGCCTGACGCTGCCGCCGCTTGCCGTTCTTATCCTGAAGCCTGATTGA
- the cydC gene encoding thiol reductant ABC exporter subunit CydC — MTERRSLPVLLRLLLRLRDRWPLMIVALGISTLNQGAGLALAAATALLVGAIATGQTTEFGTALTVIAALALLKAVLNWLDQWYLHWVAVGLTAALRADAYHALEPLAPAYTVKRRSGDIVSMVMADVDQIQPFYSRALVPSTIAAVLSVVVLGVLAAVALPLMLVLLPFLALIVVIPIVGWRVGIPLARTVRERQAEVAAHIVDGIQGLRELIAFGRADARAGEVEEKSRALVRAQIKNAAFTGSVLGATDVVVGLGGVAVLLTAMALVATGQLATSLLPLVLMLVFTAFRAVLDVADVAKNLNQITAAARRYFEVVDEPVLVRELVHESPGPLTPAVEFDRVTFAYYPDEPPVLQEVSFSIQPGETVALVGPSGAGKSTCASLLLRFWDPQSGVIRIGGVDIRQLPLDDLRKRIAIVQQENYLFNTTIRENIKLGRPDATEAEMEQAARDANIHDFILSLPQGYDTVVGERGAKLSGGQRQRIAIARALLKNAPILILDEATSNLDTENERLIREAIARLMAGRTTLVIAHRLSTIQAADRVVMLDRGRVVASGRHEELLERESAYARLLASQRAVGALT; from the coding sequence ATGACTGAACGCCGTTCGCTGCCGGTGCTGCTTCGGCTTCTCCTTCGGCTGCGCGACCGCTGGCCGCTGATGATCGTCGCGCTTGGGATTTCAACGCTCAATCAGGGCGCGGGATTGGCGCTCGCGGCCGCAACAGCGCTGCTCGTCGGCGCGATCGCGACCGGCCAGACGACCGAGTTCGGCACGGCGCTGACCGTGATCGCCGCGCTCGCCCTGCTGAAGGCAGTCCTGAACTGGCTGGACCAGTGGTATCTCCACTGGGTTGCGGTCGGGCTCACGGCTGCCCTCCGCGCTGATGCCTACCATGCCCTCGAACCGCTGGCGCCGGCGTACACCGTGAAGCGGCGCAGTGGCGACATTGTCTCGATGGTGATGGCCGATGTCGACCAGATTCAGCCGTTCTATTCGCGGGCGCTCGTTCCTTCGACGATTGCGGCTGTCCTCTCGGTCGTGGTGCTGGGAGTGCTGGCGGCTGTTGCGCTGCCGCTGATGCTCGTCCTGCTTCCCTTCCTCGCGCTGATTGTAGTCATCCCGATCGTCGGCTGGCGCGTCGGCATCCCGCTCGCTCGGACCGTTCGCGAGCGGCAGGCGGAAGTGGCAGCCCACATCGTTGATGGCATTCAAGGTCTGCGCGAACTGATCGCGTTCGGCCGTGCCGACGCTCGGGCGGGAGAGGTGGAAGAGAAGAGCCGCGCACTTGTGCGCGCGCAGATCAAGAACGCCGCGTTCACGGGCAGCGTCCTCGGCGCGACCGATGTGGTGGTCGGCCTTGGGGGAGTAGCAGTGCTGCTGACGGCGATGGCGCTTGTCGCAACTGGGCAGCTGGCCACCTCGCTGCTTCCGCTGGTGTTGATGCTCGTCTTCACCGCCTTCCGCGCCGTGCTGGATGTCGCGGATGTGGCGAAAAATCTGAACCAGATCACGGCGGCGGCGCGGCGCTATTTCGAGGTCGTTGACGAGCCGGTGCTGGTCCGCGAACTGGTGCATGAGTCGCCTGGCCCGCTGACGCCGGCAGTCGAGTTTGATCGGGTGACCTTTGCCTACTACCCCGATGAGCCTCCAGTACTGCAGGAGGTCTCTTTCTCAATCCAGCCGGGAGAGACGGTTGCGCTGGTCGGTCCCTCAGGAGCGGGCAAATCGACGTGCGCCAGCCTCCTGCTCCGCTTCTGGGATCCGCAATCCGGCGTGATCCGGATTGGGGGCGTCGACATCCGTCAGCTGCCGCTCGATGATCTCCGGAAGCGGATCGCGATTGTCCAGCAGGAGAACTACCTGTTCAACACTACGATCCGTGAGAACATCAAGCTCGGGCGGCCCGACGCGACCGAGGCGGAGATGGAGCAGGCAGCGCGCGATGCGAATATCCACGACTTTATCCTCTCGCTGCCGCAGGGGTATGACACGGTGGTCGGGGAGCGGGGTGCGAAACTGTCGGGCGGGCAGCGCCAACGGATCGCCATCGCCCGGGCCCTGCTGAAGAATGCGCCGATCCTCATCCTCGATGAGGCGACGAGCAACCTCGACACCGAGAACGAGCGGCTGATCCGCGAGGCGATCGCCCGCCTGATGGCGGGGCGGACGACCCTCGTGATCGCCCATCGCCTCTCAACGATCCAAGCGGCTGACCGGGTGGTGATGCTGGACCGGGGCCGGGTAGTTGCGAGCGGCCGGCACGAGGAGTTGCTGGAGCGGGAAAGCGCCTACGCGCGGCTGCTGGCGAGCCAGCGGGCGGTCGGCGCCTTGACCTAG
- a CDS encoding ABC transporter ATP-binding protein/permease: MHIDPALLRLAEGVRLRIVATMLLGLLGTIAAIASLALLGQAIGVLFAGSGLAAAMPFVFAAAVVVVARGGLLAGKEILAASIAGRVKVRLRTRLYRHLVTLGPGYLERRQTGDLLSRAVDGVEALEVYYGKYLPQLVVTVLAPLGIMAFLFTLHPMLPLILAACIVLALVAPAAFMKLTGRLGGLFWMRFGMLSSLMVDSLQGLPTLKAFARSKDRGREIRAAADAVAKSLGGLLAVNFGVAGVMDLVVTGGATAAVVFSAWATANGALGPGALVIVLLLSNEAFRPIRELAGLFHQGQTGVAAARGIFAILNEQPEVTPPAAPRSLPARQPAITFERVSFAYDRGARPALVDVSFRVEPGETVALVGPSGAGKTTALHLLMRFFDPTSGRVLLDGVDLRELALDDLRARFAYVGQDTYLFHGTVADNLRLAKPEATMEELRAVAEAANALDFIERLPHGFETVVGERGMRLSGGERQRIAIARALLKDAPILLLDEPTSSVDAENEESIQQALRRLAEGRTTIVIAHRLSTVADADRILVLEQGRLVEEGRHADLLAAGGVYARLVAAGQLAAPQEVGGGVR; this comes from the coding sequence GTGCATATCGATCCGGCGCTGCTTCGGCTCGCCGAGGGCGTTCGCCTTCGGATTGTCGCGACTATGCTGCTTGGTCTCCTCGGCACCATCGCGGCCATTGCCTCGCTCGCGTTGCTCGGTCAGGCGATCGGCGTGCTGTTCGCCGGCAGCGGGCTCGCTGCAGCGATGCCGTTTGTCTTCGCCGCTGCGGTTGTTGTCGTCGCTCGGGGTGGACTTCTTGCCGGGAAAGAGATCTTGGCCGCTTCAATCGCGGGGCGCGTCAAGGTGCGCCTGCGCACTCGGCTCTACCGTCATCTCGTCACGCTCGGCCCGGGATACCTCGAGCGCCGGCAGACGGGCGACCTGCTCTCGCGAGCGGTCGATGGCGTCGAGGCGCTCGAAGTGTATTACGGCAAGTATCTTCCTCAGCTCGTCGTTACTGTCCTCGCCCCTCTGGGGATCATGGCTTTTCTCTTCACCCTTCACCCCATGCTCCCGCTGATCCTCGCGGCCTGCATCGTTCTCGCCCTCGTCGCTCCGGCGGCATTTATGAAACTGACGGGGCGGCTCGGCGGGCTGTTTTGGATGCGGTTCGGGATGCTCTCCAGCTTGATGGTGGACAGCCTCCAAGGGCTGCCAACGCTGAAGGCGTTTGCGCGGAGTAAGGACCGCGGCCGCGAGATCCGCGCCGCAGCGGATGCGGTGGCAAAGTCGCTCGGCGGCTTGCTCGCAGTCAACTTCGGAGTTGCGGGCGTGATGGACCTCGTGGTGACTGGCGGGGCGACTGCTGCGGTCGTCTTCTCTGCCTGGGCGACAGCGAATGGCGCGCTCGGACCGGGCGCTCTCGTCATCGTGCTCCTGCTCTCGAACGAAGCGTTCCGCCCCATCCGCGAACTGGCCGGCCTGTTTCATCAGGGACAGACGGGCGTCGCCGCGGCCCGGGGCATTTTCGCCATCCTCAATGAGCAGCCAGAAGTGACGCCTCCCGCTGCGCCGCGTTCCCTTCCTGCGCGTCAGCCGGCGATCACCTTCGAGCGGGTCAGCTTTGCCTACGACCGGGGGGCGCGCCCCGCGCTCGTTGACGTCTCCTTCCGGGTCGAGCCGGGCGAAACTGTCGCTCTGGTCGGCCCGTCTGGCGCCGGCAAGACGACGGCGCTCCACCTGCTGATGCGCTTCTTTGACCCGACGAGCGGGCGCGTGCTGCTGGATGGCGTCGACCTCCGCGAGCTGGCGCTCGACGATCTCCGCGCGCGATTTGCCTATGTCGGCCAAGATACCTACCTCTTCCACGGCACGGTGGCAGACAATCTTCGGCTCGCCAAGCCCGAGGCGACGATGGAGGAACTGCGCGCGGTAGCGGAGGCGGCCAATGCGCTTGACTTCATTGAGCGCTTGCCCCACGGCTTCGAGACGGTCGTGGGCGAGCGCGGAATGCGGCTCTCGGGCGGTGAGCGTCAGCGGATCGCGATCGCGCGGGCGCTGCTCAAGGATGCTCCTATTCTCCTGCTTGATGAGCCGACAAGCAGCGTTGATGCTGAGAACGAAGAGAGCATTCAGCAGGCACTGCGGCGGCTGGCAGAGGGCCGAACGACGATCGTCATCGCGCACCGCCTCTCAACTGTCGCCGATGCTGACCGAATCCTCGTCCTTGAGCAGGGGCGTCTCGTGGAAGAGGGGCGGCATGCCGACCTGCTCGCTGCCGGCGGCGTCTATGCCCGGCTTGTTGCTGCAGGCCAGCTTGCGGCGCCCCAAGAAGTTGGAGGAGGCGTGCGATGA
- a CDS encoding cytochrome c oxidase assembly protein — protein MDPYLAALLSWSFDPLVIGGLALLALLYWRGARRLATRGGLTRHISGGQLAAAIAGWLSLVFALVSPLAVFSSFFLSAHMAQHLILTQISAPLVLMGRPVPTLLLGLPRQLGRDIAPLLARDGPLYAIGSALVTPPVALLVFLLVFFGWHVPVLYDAAIRITVLHDFQHLTFFWAAILFWWGAVDPVNGRNQRRRFLSLVTIALAFMAANALGIWFTFTPNIIYPSYEVGPQLFGVSSRDDQIVGGLVMWVAGSLLYAIAALVVLGAAMHAEERAARRREAQEAALA, from the coding sequence ATGGACCCGTATCTCGCCGCCCTGCTCTCGTGGTCGTTCGACCCGCTCGTCATCGGAGGGCTGGCGCTCCTCGCCCTTCTCTACTGGCGCGGCGCGCGTCGGCTCGCAACGCGCGGGGGGCTGACCCGCCACATCAGCGGCGGACAGCTCGCCGCGGCCATTGCCGGCTGGCTCTCTCTCGTGTTTGCTCTCGTTTCGCCGCTGGCAGTCTTCAGCAGCTTCTTCCTCAGCGCGCACATGGCGCAGCACCTGATCTTGACCCAGATCTCCGCTCCGCTCGTGCTGATGGGGCGCCCCGTGCCGACGCTCCTGCTTGGGCTGCCGCGTCAGCTCGGGCGCGATATCGCCCCCCTCCTTGCCCGTGATGGACCGCTCTACGCGATTGGGTCAGCTCTCGTTACACCGCCCGTGGCGCTCCTCGTCTTCCTCCTCGTCTTTTTCGGCTGGCATGTGCCCGTGCTCTACGACGCCGCGATCCGCATCACCGTGCTTCACGACTTCCAACATCTGACGTTCTTTTGGGCAGCGATCCTCTTTTGGTGGGGCGCGGTCGACCCCGTCAACGGACGCAACCAGCGCCGCCGCTTCTTGAGCCTCGTCACGATTGCGCTCGCTTTCATGGCCGCCAATGCGCTCGGCATCTGGTTCACCTTCACCCCCAACATCATCTACCCGAGCTATGAGGTGGGACCGCAGCTGTTCGGCGTCTCCTCGCGCGACGACCAAATCGTGGGCGGGCTGGTGATGTGGGTCGCCGGCAGCCTGCTGTACGCAATCGCCGCGCTTGTAGTGCTCGGCGCCGCGATGCATGCCGAAGAACGAGCAGCGCGCCGGCGCGAGGCGCAGGAGGCCGCGCTCGCGTGA